From the genome of Geminocystis herdmanii PCC 6308, one region includes:
- a CDS encoding DUF1818 family protein, giving the protein MITKGKGWRIGWKESAPVYQGLIGGEDWAIELTTKEMRDFRHLLLQIDQAVTDISEHLMEEETIVCEVESDLIWLGAQGYFDRYSLRIILLQGRGCEGTWDESVIQELIQASQSLELF; this is encoded by the coding sequence TTGATCACTAAAGGTAAGGGTTGGCGTATCGGATGGAAAGAATCTGCTCCAGTTTATCAGGGTTTAATTGGCGGTGAAGACTGGGCGATCGAACTTACTACCAAAGAAATGCGAGATTTTCGCCATCTTCTCTTACAAATTGATCAAGCAGTTACAGATATAAGTGAACATCTCATGGAAGAAGAAACCATCGTCTGTGAGGTGGAAAGTGATTTAATCTGGTTGGGGGCTCAAGGATATTTCGATCGATATTCCCTGAGAATTATTCTTTTACAGGGGAGAGGATGTGAAGGTACTTGGGATGAAAGCGTCATTCAAGAGCTAATTCAAGCCTCCCAATCCTTAGAACTATTTTAG
- a CDS encoding site-specific integrase: protein MDTNDNKTYEGYFGIIRHFKLIKQELPKGITIIKRNNKLSLQFATPNKRRSTYSINENFTIHGLNKALEKAIAVAQKLSNYESESEFWQWYEEIIKGINKKTINDIISIEKAIETVKKEFFSRKDKRGLKRSESCQSDQDSYYRENGFYFQKLPQNQNITYQILYDTLFIYCDNKYQRKFQDCLRAFIRLCDLNNLDTIRKKLSKFKVSKDKQMSDQEIEIQSPMTIEEFLYFRDCLLNIKDKYQNDRKFWLLIYSLQTIYGLRIGELLSAKNLDNDYRLSDEANNKKNDNTLFKAISNIENKSNYLVVTDYSFNNDKTAKTGYKICIPIIPPDYPNLFDLLEIKQYIPIFIDRLKQYQKRKNFTCYARQNLEKWSMKFLGRKISQTHTLRKLGNANGIAMGLPDSLRAKTLGHSIDVNYRYYQNFDSQLIIDLFESSKKHKQPIPFQLAVKLVEQKLQNIPQNEGDKIKPLMWELLKDIYQVDLPDNLF, encoded by the coding sequence ATGGATACTAACGATAACAAAACCTATGAAGGGTACTTTGGAATAATTAGACATTTCAAATTAATCAAACAAGAACTTCCCAAAGGAATAACAATTATTAAGAGAAACAATAAGCTATCATTACAATTTGCAACTCCTAATAAAAGAAGATCAACTTATAGTATTAATGAAAACTTCACAATTCATGGATTAAATAAAGCATTAGAAAAAGCGATCGCCGTTGCACAAAAATTAAGCAATTATGAGTCTGAATCTGAATTTTGGCAATGGTATGAAGAAATAATTAAAGGAATAAATAAGAAGACTATCAATGATATTATCAGCATTGAAAAAGCTATTGAAACAGTTAAGAAAGAGTTTTTTAGTCGTAAAGATAAACGAGGTCTTAAACGTTCAGAAAGTTGTCAATCCGATCAAGATTCTTATTACCGTGAAAATGGATTTTATTTTCAAAAATTGCCACAAAATCAAAATATAACTTATCAAATACTATACGATACCTTATTTATTTATTGTGATAATAAATATCAAAGAAAATTTCAAGATTGTTTAAGAGCTTTCATTCGATTATGTGACCTTAATAATTTAGATACTATTCGTAAAAAACTGAGTAAATTTAAAGTATCTAAGGATAAACAAATGTCAGATCAAGAAATTGAAATACAGTCTCCAATGACTATTGAAGAATTTTTATATTTTCGTGATTGCTTATTAAATATAAAAGATAAATACCAAAATGATAGAAAATTTTGGTTATTAATATATTCTTTACAAACAATTTACGGATTAAGAATTGGTGAGCTATTATCAGCAAAAAATTTAGATAATGATTATCGTTTAAGCGATGAAGCTAATAACAAAAAAAATGATAATACTTTATTTAAAGCAATTTCAAATATTGAGAATAAGTCAAATTATTTAGTAGTTACAGATTACAGTTTTAATAATGATAAAACAGCAAAAACTGGTTATAAAATTTGCATTCCTATAATCCCCCCTGATTATCCTAATCTATTTGACTTATTAGAAATTAAACAATATATTCCTATTTTTATTGATCGATTAAAACAGTATCAAAAAAGAAAGAATTTTACTTGTTACGCACGACAAAACTTAGAAAAATGGTCAATGAAATTTTTAGGACGAAAAATTAGTCAAACTCACACTCTAAGAAAATTAGGTAATGCTAATGGTATCGCAATGGGATTACCTGATAGTTTAAGGGCAAAAACACTAGGACATAGCATTGATGTTAATTATCGCTATTACCAAAATTTTGATAGTCAACTGATTATAGACTTATTTGAATCATCAAAAAAACATAAACAACCTATACCTTTTCAATTGGCGGTTAAGTTAGTTGAACAAAAACTTCAAAATATACCTCAAAATGAAGGAGACAAAATAAAACCCTTAATGTGGGAATTGCTGAAAGATATTTATCAAGTAGATTTACCAGATAATCTTTTTTAG
- a CDS encoding fumarylacetoacetate hydrolase family protein, whose amino-acid sequence MAQRYVRVKTTTGQIYYGRLQLNRTVEVLDAPPWLNGKVTEQILEDSQYQLLAPCSPSKIVAVGKNYAAHAAEMGGEVPKEPLIFLKPPSAIIPHEQKIIYPKQSQRVDFEGELALIIGDRTKNCTIEEAKNKIWGYTIANDVTARDLQKKDGQWTRAKGFDTFCPLGPWIVRELTSEARLQTFINEDVKNPKQSALVSSMVFSPEELVAYISQIMTLLPGDVILTGTPEGVAPLTVGNTVTVEIESIGKLTNQIEATT is encoded by the coding sequence ATGGCACAACGTTATGTGAGGGTAAAAACTACCACAGGACAGATATACTATGGTAGATTACAACTAAATCGCACAGTAGAAGTTTTAGATGCTCCCCCTTGGTTGAATGGGAAAGTAACAGAGCAAATATTAGAAGATTCGCAATATCAATTATTAGCCCCTTGCTCCCCCTCTAAAATTGTCGCTGTGGGCAAAAATTATGCAGCTCATGCCGCAGAAATGGGGGGAGAAGTACCAAAAGAGCCTTTAATTTTTCTTAAGCCTCCTTCTGCTATTATTCCCCATGAACAAAAAATTATCTATCCTAAACAGTCTCAAAGGGTTGATTTTGAAGGGGAATTGGCTTTAATTATCGGCGATCGCACTAAAAATTGTACGATCGAAGAAGCGAAAAATAAGATTTGGGGATATACGATCGCTAATGACGTAACAGCTAGGGATTTGCAGAAAAAAGACGGACAGTGGACAAGAGCCAAAGGATTTGACACTTTTTGCCCCCTAGGTCCTTGGATTGTGCGAGAATTAACATCAGAAGCGAGATTACAAACATTTATCAACGAAGATGTAAAAAATCCCAAACAGTCTGCTTTAGTATCGAGTATGGTATTTTCTCCAGAAGAATTAGTGGCTTATATCTCTCAAATTATGACTTTGTTACCCGGAGATGTCATTTTAACAGGTACTCCCGAAGGTGTTGCCCCCTTAACCGTAGGAAATACAGTAACAGTAGAAATTGAAAGCATTGGTAAACTAACTAATCAAATTGAGGCAACTACCTAA
- a CDS encoding NAD(P)H-quinone oxidoreductase subunit 4 → MIADQFPWLTAIIAFPLVAALFIPLVPDKEGKTLRWYALGVGLIDFILMCYVFWQHYDTTSASLQLVEQYPWIPELGLSWSVSVDGLSMPLVLLAGLVTTLSMFSAWQVDRKPRLFYFLMLLLYSAQIGVFVAQDILLLFIMWELELVPVYLLVSIWGGQKRRYAATKFLLYTALASIFILVAGLGMALYGGGEITFDMVALGLKEYPIGLEVLLYGGLLIAFGVKLAVFPLHTWLPDAHGEASSPVSMILAGVLLKMGGYGLIRLNLGLLPEAHVYFAPVLVILGVVNIVYGGFASFGQTNMKRRLAYSSVSHMGFVLIGIASFTDLGISGAMLQMLSHGLIAALLFFLAGVTYDRTHTMFLDEMGDIGKAMPKVFALFTAGAMASLALPGMSGFVSELAVFVGFSNSDVYDSTFRTATVFLSAVGLIVTPIYLLSMLRQLFYGTDKVQMCIIGDTEEKENFDNDPAVCFGTSCVLPSQAVYEDAKPREVFIAACFLALIISVGLYPKLATQLYDVKTVAVNAEIRQTYTEIAQVNTPVVSSIALQK, encoded by the coding sequence ATGATAGCGGATCAATTTCCTTGGCTTACCGCAATAATCGCCTTCCCCTTGGTGGCGGCACTGTTTATTCCCTTAGTACCAGATAAAGAGGGTAAAACCCTTAGATGGTATGCTTTAGGAGTCGGATTGATAGATTTTATATTAATGTGTTACGTTTTCTGGCAACATTACGATACAACTAGCGCCAGTTTGCAACTTGTAGAGCAATATCCTTGGATTCCTGAATTGGGTTTAAGTTGGAGTGTATCTGTAGATGGTTTATCCATGCCTCTGGTGTTATTGGCAGGTTTAGTGACGACTTTATCGATGTTTTCTGCTTGGCAAGTCGATCGAAAACCCCGTTTATTTTACTTTTTAATGTTACTGTTATACTCGGCACAAATTGGGGTATTTGTTGCTCAAGATATTTTATTATTATTCATCATGTGGGAATTAGAATTAGTTCCTGTCTATTTATTAGTATCCATTTGGGGTGGACAAAAAAGACGTTACGCCGCCACAAAATTTTTACTTTATACAGCCTTAGCGTCTATATTTATTCTCGTTGCAGGTTTAGGAATGGCATTATACGGCGGTGGAGAAATCACCTTCGATATGGTGGCATTAGGATTAAAAGAATATCCCATCGGTTTAGAAGTCTTACTCTATGGAGGTTTATTAATTGCCTTCGGTGTGAAATTGGCAGTTTTTCCCCTTCATACATGGTTGCCTGACGCGCACGGTGAAGCCTCCTCTCCTGTATCCATGATTTTGGCAGGAGTTTTGTTAAAAATGGGAGGTTATGGCTTAATTCGACTCAATTTAGGCTTATTACCCGAAGCCCATGTTTATTTTGCTCCAGTCCTCGTGATTTTAGGGGTTGTGAACATAGTTTACGGCGGTTTTGCCTCTTTTGGTCAAACCAACATGAAACGCCGTCTCGCTTATTCTTCCGTGTCTCACATGGGTTTTGTATTAATTGGTATCGCTTCTTTTACTGATTTAGGTATCAGTGGCGCGATGTTGCAAATGTTGTCTCATGGTTTAATTGCCGCCCTCTTATTCTTCCTTGCAGGGGTGACGTACGATCGAACTCATACCATGTTCTTAGATGAAATGGGAGACATCGGCAAAGCCATGCCCAAAGTTTTCGCACTATTTACAGCTGGTGCAATGGCTTCTCTAGCCTTACCCGGTATGAGTGGATTTGTCAGTGAATTAGCGGTATTTGTCGGTTTTAGTAATAGCGATGTCTATGATTCAACCTTTCGTACAGCAACAGTGTTTCTAAGTGCCGTAGGTTTAATTGTGACTCCTATCTATTTACTGTCGATGTTAAGACAACTATTTTACGGTACTGACAAAGTGCAAATGTGTATCATTGGCGATACTGAAGAAAAAGAAAACTTCGACAACGATCCAGCAGTATGTTTTGGTACAAGTTGTGTTTTACCTAGTCAAGCAGTATATGAAGACGCAAAACCAAGGGAAGTATTTATCGCCGCTTGTTTCCTCGCCTTAATTATCAGTGTGGGATTATATCCAAAACTAGCAACGCAACTCTATGACGTGAAAACCGTTGCGGTGAATGCTGAAATTCGTCAAACTTATACAGAGATTGCCCAAGTAAATACTCCTGTGGTAAGCTCGATCGCTCTTCAGAAATAA
- a CDS encoding Tic20 family protein: MSWRNTTDGKDKIFGALVYLFPLYSALQFGAYLFAQIPFLKLLAIPLTPLIIINQIPFGGFILFIILYSAVVRNSRISHFIRFNTMQSILMEILLILISLVVNVFAGGLGGGLLIETIFNTIFLGTLIGCIYGMVQSVSGKYPDIPLISEAASGQVPW, from the coding sequence ATGAGTTGGCGCAATACCACCGACGGGAAAGACAAAATTTTTGGTGCATTAGTCTATCTATTTCCTCTTTATTCGGCTTTACAATTTGGGGCTTATTTATTTGCACAAATTCCTTTTCTAAAATTACTAGCTATTCCTCTAACCCCTTTAATCATTATTAATCAGATTCCTTTTGGTGGTTTTATTCTCTTCATCATTTTATATTCTGCGGTGGTGAGAAATTCCCGTATTAGTCATTTTATTCGTTTCAATACCATGCAATCTATTCTCATGGAAATTCTCTTAATTTTAATTAGTTTAGTCGTTAATGTTTTTGCAGGAGGATTAGGAGGCGGATTACTAATAGAAACTATTTTTAATACTATTTTCCTCGGCACTTTAATTGGTTGTATTTATGGTATGGTTCAGTCCGTATCTGGTAAATATCCTGACATTCCCCTTATTTCCGAAGCGGCTTCGGGGCAAGTGCCTTGGTAA
- a CDS encoding glycogen/starch/alpha-glucan phosphorylase, with protein MTQETTSELFCTPTIKVEDDRTGMSPETLKRAFLDNLFYIQGIDRTQASNYDYYVALAYTIRDRLLHRFLRTTETYKKNTQSKLVCYFSAEFLMGRYLGNNLVNLDIYEEIEKVIAELGLDLNELIEQEPDPGLGNGGLGRLAACFLDSLASLEIPAVGYGIRYEFGIFFQLLRDGWQGEMPDNWLRFGNPWELPRPDETVPVKLGGYTQGYYDSKGHYRVSWIPDRTVLAIPHDTPVPGYKTNTVNPLRLWKAEASEEFNFEAFNAGNYDRAVEEKINSETISKVLYPNDNTPAGKELRLAQQFFFVSASLQDLIRIHLRNNKNLDNFHERVAIQLNDTHPAIAVAELMRLFVDEHGLDWDRSWYITQKTLSYTNHTLLPEALETWDVSLFEKLLPRHLEIIYEINHHFLEDVRTWYPGNEDLLTAVSIIGEGNGKKVRMANLACVGSHAINGVAALHTQLLKQETLNAFAFLWPEKFYNKTNGVTPRRWMVLSNPKLAQLITSKIGEGWVKDLSQIQQIEKYVDDPDFCRQWRDIKQANKQRLADYIFKQRAIEVDVNSIFDVLVKRIHEYKRQHLDVLNIITLYNRIKRDPDLHIAPQTFIFGGKAAPGYFMAKLIIKLINSVADVVNKDPDIRGRLKVVFLPNFNVSLGQKIYPAADVSEQISTAGKEASGTGNMKFAMNGALTIGTLDGANIEIREEAGEENFFLFGLTAEEVAQTKAHGYNPRHYYENNAELKEVIDRIASGYFSHGDTEMFKPIVDSLLYDDQYMLLADYHSYVECHKQVAMAYQDQEKWTKMSILNSARMAKFSSDRTITEYCNEIWNVKPVQIELDDYQG; from the coding sequence ATGACCCAAGAAACCACCTCCGAATTATTTTGTACCCCTACTATTAAAGTAGAAGACGATCGTACTGGCATGAGTCCAGAAACCCTCAAACGGGCTTTTTTAGATAACCTTTTCTATATTCAAGGTATCGATCGAACCCAAGCATCCAATTACGATTATTATGTAGCCTTAGCTTATACTATTCGAGATCGGTTATTACATCGTTTCTTGAGAACTACGGAGACTTACAAAAAAAATACCCAAAGCAAATTAGTTTGTTATTTTTCCGCCGAATTTTTGATGGGTAGATATTTAGGTAATAACTTAGTCAATCTTGATATTTACGAAGAAATTGAAAAAGTTATCGCTGAATTAGGCTTAGATTTAAACGAATTAATTGAGCAAGAACCCGATCCGGGCTTAGGAAACGGCGGTTTAGGGCGATTAGCGGCCTGTTTCCTCGATTCTTTAGCTAGTTTGGAAATTCCTGCTGTTGGTTACGGTATTCGCTACGAATTTGGCATCTTTTTCCAACTTTTACGAGATGGTTGGCAAGGAGAAATGCCCGATAACTGGTTACGTTTTGGCAACCCTTGGGAATTACCTCGCCCCGATGAAACAGTACCTGTGAAATTAGGCGGTTATACTCAAGGCTATTATGACAGTAAAGGACATTATCGTGTTTCATGGATACCCGATCGAACCGTTCTGGCTATTCCCCATGATACTCCAGTACCGGGTTATAAAACCAATACCGTTAATCCCCTTCGTCTTTGGAAAGCAGAAGCTAGTGAGGAGTTTAACTTTGAGGCTTTCAACGCTGGTAACTACGATCGAGCCGTTGAAGAAAAAATCAACTCTGAGACTATCTCCAAAGTACTCTATCCCAATGATAACACCCCAGCAGGAAAAGAATTAAGACTCGCTCAACAATTCTTCTTTGTTTCGGCATCCTTACAAGACTTAATCCGTATTCACCTACGCAATAACAAAAATCTCGACAATTTCCATGAAAGGGTAGCCATTCAACTTAATGATACTCACCCCGCCATTGCCGTGGCTGAATTGATGCGCTTGTTTGTGGATGAACATGGTTTAGACTGGGATCGATCGTGGTATATTACCCAAAAAACCCTTTCTTATACTAACCATACCCTCTTACCCGAAGCCTTAGAAACATGGGATGTTAGCTTATTTGAAAAACTCCTGCCTCGTCACTTAGAAATCATCTACGAAATTAACCATCATTTCCTTGAAGATGTGCGCACATGGTATCCGGGTAATGAAGATTTACTCACCGCCGTATCCATTATTGGAGAAGGTAACGGTAAAAAAGTTCGTATGGCAAATTTAGCTTGTGTTGGTAGTCACGCTATTAATGGAGTAGCCGCCTTACATACTCAACTCTTAAAACAAGAGACTCTCAACGCTTTTGCCTTCCTGTGGCCCGAAAAATTCTATAATAAAACCAATGGAGTCACTCCTCGCCGTTGGATGGTATTAAGTAATCCTAAGTTAGCACAACTCATCACCTCAAAAATTGGGGAAGGTTGGGTAAAAGATTTAAGCCAAATTCAACAAATCGAGAAATATGTAGATGATCCAGATTTTTGTCGTCAATGGCGTGACATCAAACAAGCAAATAAACAGAGATTAGCTGATTATATCTTTAAACAACGCGCGATCGAAGTTGATGTTAACTCTATTTTCGATGTCTTAGTCAAACGGATTCATGAATATAAACGCCAACACCTAGACGTTTTAAACATCATTACCCTTTATAATCGCATCAAACGTGATCCAGATTTACATATTGCACCACAAACCTTCATTTTTGGTGGCAAAGCCGCTCCCGGTTACTTTATGGCAAAATTGATCATCAAATTAATTAATAGTGTTGCAGATGTAGTCAATAAAGACCCAGACATCAGAGGACGTTTAAAAGTGGTATTTTTACCTAACTTTAACGTTTCTTTAGGACAAAAAATTTATCCTGCGGCTGATGTATCCGAACAAATTTCTACCGCAGGAAAAGAGGCATCAGGTACAGGTAATATGAAATTTGCCATGAATGGTGCGTTAACTATTGGTACTTTAGACGGTGCAAACATCGAAATTCGGGAAGAAGCTGGGGAAGAAAATTTCTTCTTATTTGGTTTAACTGCCGAAGAAGTTGCTCAAACTAAAGCTCATGGTTACAACCCTCGACATTACTATGAAAATAATGCTGAGTTAAAAGAGGTAATCGATCGAATTGCTAGTGGTTATTTCAGTCACGGTGATACTGAAATGTTTAAACCCATTGTGGACTCTCTCTTATACGATGATCAATATATGCTTTTAGCTGATTATCATTCCTATGTGGAGTGTCATAAACAAGTTGCCATGGCTTATCAAGATCAAGAAAAATGGACTAAAATGTCTATTTTAAACAGCGCTCGTATGGCTAAGTTTTCTAGCGATCGTACCATCACTGAATATTGTAACGAAATTTGGAATGTTAAACCAGTACAAATCGAGTTAGATGATTACCAAGGGTAA
- a CDS encoding DUF29 family protein, with protein MTDLDWDHLEEVLRNLLRDIKRSGESYLKQIIIHLLLIEYWEKERINHRHRGAEITNFRDELDTDMTTNLRRHLDKEKENIYQKSVKYVMIKTGLNKKIFLFNVLIIYNNY; from the coding sequence TTGACTGATTTAGATTGGGATCACTTAGAGGAAGTCTTAAGGAATTTGCTTAGAGATATTAAACGAAGTGGAGAAAGTTATTTAAAACAAATTATTATTCATTTATTGTTAATTGAATATTGGGAAAAAGAAAGGATAAATCATCGTCACAGGGGAGCAGAAATAACTAATTTTCGTGACGAATTAGATACTGATATGACTACTAATTTACGCAGACATCTTGATAAAGAAAAAGAGAATATTTATCAAAAATCAGTTAAATATGTGATGATTAAAACTGGTTTAAACAAAAAAATTTTCCTGTTCAATGTCCTTATAATTTACAACAATTATTAG
- a CDS encoding DUF3987 domain-containing protein — MIPKNQGFSLKKLYSSSCFAVCRNKEYYEKSWQKGKSYEYCQKQLSIGKANGYGLLTGEFNGFGIVAIDFDGDSADQVAKGIGSWSLNQDSMCWSSGKKGHYQIAYQIPNEHLSLWQHIGKYDLTKYKSYSAINGDHLEIRYQGFASVLPPSVHPETGYYKWIKEIPPRCLSLQESYDLLNACLIFIKDNELSPQDELRMIETALSYIPSDDYETWVTIGMALYNHGLDFDIWDKWSSTSAKYDGKGLEKKWDSFKGYKVGIGTLFYLAKNNGFNQSQWMRENLKRNVKILSKTYEQSRDDINENNVPFLYEQLVNKLAKPEITESQRYLEIGQFSSQYKVSPSSLVQAIKAKIERENKTIELDSVKSNLDDLINVPNEQLDLNYIFGDLLSDLIKDTAKEIPTNPDAIITILLPVLASVIGTRSRIIVNPKTRYIVPFIIRSMIVARSGHKKSPTARLAVDPLQDINVDYYHQYKKELQAWQELTDEAKKQTPKPVQKRTLTQDSTFDGLIKIHYENPKGLLCFVDELAGYFKRMNKFYNGDDIQRDLELYEGKPLIKTRASEENNYFLERTAISVTGTIQEVALKEILNNEHDLTGVSARWIIWAGKMPLGKLSQRTQDDNGFYEVNRNIIDLLLKVDIQSDLLIDDQAYEMFRQWQHGVMDNLQDLSLPQLENKHSKIESDVIKFAGVLHYLHSMISSDFITNEIIINSEIMARAIALGNYYLRHFAYIVTKCQENLLNSQLLKILELAHKKGEITASMVRDYIREFKTFPITEINELLLSLVELGKAQQIPTKKGIRIKVM; from the coding sequence ATGATACCAAAAAATCAAGGTTTTTCCCTCAAAAAACTTTACAGTTCTTCTTGTTTTGCTGTATGTCGTAATAAAGAGTACTATGAGAAATCATGGCAAAAAGGCAAATCTTATGAATATTGCCAAAAACAATTAAGCATCGGTAAAGCTAATGGTTATGGATTATTGACAGGTGAATTTAACGGCTTCGGTATTGTTGCCATAGATTTTGATGGTGATAGCGCCGATCAAGTCGCTAAAGGTATTGGTTCATGGTCACTTAATCAAGATAGTATGTGTTGGTCAAGTGGCAAAAAAGGTCATTATCAGATTGCATATCAGATACCAAATGAACACTTATCTTTATGGCAACATATCGGTAAATATGACTTAACCAAATATAAAAGCTATAGCGCTATCAATGGTGATCACCTTGAGATACGTTATCAAGGTTTTGCAAGTGTTTTACCTCCCTCCGTACATCCTGAAACAGGTTATTACAAATGGATTAAAGAAATACCTCCCCGTTGTTTATCCTTACAAGAATCTTACGATTTACTCAATGCTTGTTTAATCTTTATCAAGGATAATGAATTATCACCTCAAGATGAATTGAGAATGATTGAAACGGCGTTGTCTTATATTCCTAGTGATGATTATGAGACTTGGGTAACGATCGGTATGGCATTGTACAATCATGGACTTGACTTTGATATTTGGGATAAATGGAGTAGTACCAGTGCTAAATATGATGGTAAAGGATTAGAGAAAAAATGGGATAGTTTCAAAGGCTATAAAGTGGGAATTGGTACATTATTTTACCTTGCCAAAAACAACGGTTTTAATCAATCTCAATGGATGAGAGAAAACTTAAAACGTAATGTAAAAATACTTTCAAAAACTTATGAACAATCAAGGGATGATATTAATGAAAATAACGTCCCTTTTTTGTATGAACAATTAGTTAATAAATTAGCAAAACCTGAGATTACAGAATCTCAAAGATACTTAGAAATAGGTCAATTTTCTTCACAATATAAAGTATCCCCTAGCTCACTTGTACAAGCGATTAAAGCTAAAATAGAACGAGAAAATAAAACTATTGAACTAGACAGTGTTAAATCTAATTTAGACGACTTAATTAATGTACCTAATGAGCAATTAGACTTGAATTATATTTTTGGGGATTTATTATCAGATTTAATTAAAGATACAGCAAAGGAAATACCAACTAATCCTGATGCTATTATTACCATTTTATTACCAGTTTTAGCTTCGGTTATTGGTACAAGGTCAAGAATAATTGTTAATCCAAAAACTCGTTATATTGTGCCGTTTATTATCCGCTCTATGATTGTGGCAAGAAGTGGTCATAAAAAGAGTCCTACTGCAAGACTAGCGGTCGATCCATTACAAGATATTAATGTTGACTACTATCACCAATACAAGAAAGAATTACAAGCATGGCAAGAATTAACTGATGAAGCAAAAAAACAAACTCCTAAACCAGTTCAAAAAAGAACTTTAACTCAAGATAGTACGTTTGATGGTCTAATCAAAATTCACTATGAAAACCCTAAAGGTTTACTTTGTTTTGTTGATGAGTTAGCAGGGTATTTCAAAAGAATGAATAAATTTTATAATGGTGATGACATTCAAAGGGATTTAGAACTATATGAAGGAAAGCCTTTGATCAAAACCCGTGCTAGTGAAGAAAATAACTATTTTCTTGAAAGAACTGCTATTAGTGTAACAGGAACTATTCAAGAAGTGGCATTAAAAGAAATCCTTAACAATGAGCATGATTTAACTGGTGTTAGTGCAAGGTGGATTATTTGGGCGGGTAAAATGCCTTTGGGTAAACTTTCTCAAAGAACTCAAGATGATAATGGTTTCTATGAGGTTAACAGAAATATCATTGACTTATTGTTAAAAGTAGATATTCAAAGTGACTTACTGATAGACGATCAAGCCTATGAAATGTTTAGACAGTGGCAACATGGAGTTATGGATAATTTACAAGATTTATCCTTACCACAATTAGAAAATAAGCATAGCAAAATTGAGAGTGATGTAATTAAGTTTGCTGGTGTATTGCATTATCTTCATTCTATGATTAGTTCAGATTTTATTACTAATGAAATAATCATTAACTCTGAGATTATGGCAAGGGCGATCGCATTAGGAAATTATTACCTGAGACATTTTGCTTATATCGTTACCAAATGCCAAGAAAATTTACTTAATAGCCAATTACTGAAAATTCTTGAATTAGCACACAAAAAAGGTGAAATTACAGCATCAATGGTAAGAGATTATATCAGAGAGTTTAAAACCTTTCCCATAACTGAGATTAACGAATTACTATTATCCCTAGTGGAATTAGGTAAAGCTCAACAAATACCCACTAAAAAAGGTATCCGAATCAAGGTAATGTAA
- the rpsF gene encoding 30S ribosomal protein S6, producing MINTYEMMFILRPDLTHDQVNKQLHKYRDLLKQNGAQKVSMEVWGKRRLAYQILKFQDGIYILTHYTGDGSQVAIIERDMRLSENVIRYLTIKLDKGFEFEEKDIPELQGTPVIAPIEQPQVSTPVEVAESVEETSSTEETPEEETVAV from the coding sequence ATGATTAACACTTACGAAATGATGTTTATTTTGCGTCCTGATTTAACCCATGACCAAGTAAACAAACAGTTACACAAATACCGTGATTTACTCAAACAAAATGGTGCCCAAAAAGTATCTATGGAAGTTTGGGGGAAACGCCGTTTAGCATATCAAATTCTCAAATTTCAAGATGGTATCTACATTTTGACTCATTATACTGGAGATGGTTCTCAAGTAGCTATTATTGAAAGAGATATGCGTTTAAGTGAAAATGTAATTCGTTATCTTACTATCAAACTTGATAAAGGTTTTGAGTTTGAAGAAAAAGATATTCCTGAATTACAAGGAACTCCTGTTATTGCTCCCATCGAACAACCTCAAGTTTCTACCCCCGTAGAGGTGGCTGAATCTGTGGAGGAAACTTCTTCTACTGAAGAAACTCCAGAGGAAGAAACTGTTGCCGTATAA